One genomic segment of Epinephelus fuscoguttatus linkage group LG19, E.fuscoguttatus.final_Chr_v1 includes these proteins:
- the LOC125879293 gene encoding uncharacterized protein LOC125879293 isoform X2 has protein sequence MMAVYNRTPLQIAVVCVFILLALYLYTLHYSVGWLTPEAPIAPKPRSKPPSHHPPPAPCTCPNGSVLLKDHIPKDQYEELVKRRAKELQNHKARTTSVLSRLLFALPNSPLQYPIQGFTVRPLTSSLIPVGHTCGVINSSSHKSSTAPPTSHQQLLPQVTNSPSHKSSTAPPTSHQQLLPQVINSPSTSHQQLLPQVINSTSHKSSTTPPTSHQQPLPQVINNSSHKSSTAPPTSHQQLLPQVINSPSHKSSPAPPTSHQQPLPQVINSSSHKSSTAPPTSHQQLLPQVINSPSHKSSTTPPTSHQQPLPQVINNSSHKSSTAPPTSHQQLLPQVINNSSHKSSTAPPTSHQQLLPQVINSSSHKSSTAPPTSHQQLLPQVINSPSRCRRPPWSV, from the exons aTGGCTGTGTACAACAGAACACCTCTTCAGATCGCTGTCGTGTGTGTATTCATCCTGCTGGCATTATATCTATATACATTACACTACTCTGTTGGATGGCTCACCCCAGAGGCTCCCATTGCACCAAAACCGAG GTCAAAACCCCCGAGTCACCATCCTCCGCCGGCTCCATGCACCTGTCCTAACGGCTCAGTGCTTCTCAAAGATCACATCCCTAAGGATCAGTACGAGGAGCTGGTGAAACGCCGAGCTAAGGAACTCCAAAATCACAAAGCCAG GACGACGTCTGTGTTATCCAGACTGCTGTTTGCATTGCCTAACTCTCCTCTGCAGTATCCGATCCAGGGTTTTACAGTACGGCCTTTGACCTCCAGTCTCATACCAG tgggtcacacgtgcggcgtcatcaacagctcctcccacaagtcatcaacagctcctcccacaagtcatcaacagctcctcccacaagtcaccaacagcccctcccacaagtcatcaacagctcctcccacaagtcatcaacagctcctcccacaagtcatcaacagcccctccacaagtcatcaacagctcctcccacaagtcatcaacagcacctcccacaagtcatcaacaactcctcccacaagtcatcaacagcccctcccacaagtcatcaacaactcctcccacaagtcatcaacagcccctcccacaagtcatcaacaactcctcccacaagtcatcaacagcccctcccacaagtcatcaccagcccctcccacaagtcatcaacagcccctcccacaagtcatcaacagctcctcccacaagtcatcaacagcccctcccacaagtcatcaacaactcctcccacaagtcatcaacagcccctcccacaagtcatcaacaactcctcccacaagtcatcaacagcccctcccacaagtcatcaacaactcctcccacaagtcatcaacagcccctcccacaagtcatcaacaactcctcccacaagtcatcaacaactcctcccacaagtcatcaacagcccctcccacaagtcatcaacaactcctcccacaagtcatcaacagctcctcccacaagtcatcaacagctcctcccacaagtcatcaacagctcctcccacaagtcatcaacagcccctcccgttgcagaaggccgccttggtctgtttaa
- the LOC125879293 gene encoding beta-1,4 N-acetylgalactosaminyltransferase 2-like isoform X1: MMAVYNRTPLQIAVVCVFILLALYLYTLHYSVGWLTPEAPIAPKPRSKPPSHHPPPAPCTCPNGSVLLKDHIPKDQYEELVKRRAKELQNHKARTTSVLSRLLFALPNSPLQYPIQGFTVRPLTSSLIPGLSLHAEHRSSYKVSLSVSKGVLTAESPTEGVKVQGDGESRLILESSSLLILNDLLAKVSYTSTVYHVHTGDLASFQFENHEAVFPITIKQPHLPVLYDMGTDISSHVTIATKTFLRYPQLKVLLSSIRRFYGNIEVVIADDSFEPEHIPGEHIRQYFMPPAQGWFAGRNLAVSQVTTKYFLWVDDDFVFKEETKIEKLVEVMEAVPELDVLGGTVQGNQFHFSLIYEEGEENDGGCLYRKSKGKFHSLPGYPQCFLADGVVNFFLARTDAVQRVGFDPKLQRVAHSEFFMDGLGSLLVATCGHVSIGHQPKTNNNKDATRYKSFRHPSSSDSEFKLQLHFFKNNLKCIRYG, translated from the exons aTGGCTGTGTACAACAGAACACCTCTTCAGATCGCTGTCGTGTGTGTATTCATCCTGCTGGCATTATATCTATATACATTACACTACTCTGTTGGATGGCTCACCCCAGAGGCTCCCATTGCACCAAAACCGAG GTCAAAACCCCCGAGTCACCATCCTCCGCCGGCTCCATGCACCTGTCCTAACGGCTCAGTGCTTCTCAAAGATCACATCCCTAAGGATCAGTACGAGGAGCTGGTGAAACGCCGAGCTAAGGAACTCCAAAATCACAAAGCCAG GACGACGTCTGTGTTATCCAGACTGCTGTTTGCATTGCCTAACTCTCCTCTGCAGTATCCGATCCAGGGTTTTACAGTACGGCCTTTGACCTCCAGTCTCATACCAG GTTTATCTCTGCATGCAGAACACAGAAGCAGCTACAAG gtgtccttgagtgtgtCCAAAGGCGTCCTGACCGCGGAGAGTCCAACTGAAGGAGTGAAGGTCCAAG GTGATGGTGAGAGCAGACTGATTCTGGAATCGAGCAGCCTGCTGATCCTGAATGACCTGCTGGCCAAAGTGTCCTACACCAGCACTGTCTACCACGTGCACACCGGAGACCTCG CTTCCTTCCAGTTTGAGAACCATGAAGCTGTGTTTCCCATCACCATCAAACAGCCTCACCTGCCGGTCCTGTACGACATGGGAACAG ATATCAGCTCTCACGTCACCATCGCCACGAAGACATTCCTTCGCTACCCACAGCTCAAGGTGTTGTTGAGTAGCATCCGGCGTTTCTATGGCAACATAGAAGTCGTCATTGCAGATGACAGCTTTGAACCAGAGCACATTCCTGGAGAACACATCCGACAGTACTTCATGCCTCCagcacag GGCTGGTTTGCTGGCAGGAACCTGGCTGTCTCCCAGGTAACCACCAAGTACTTCCTGTGGGTGGACGATGACTTTGTGTTTAAGGAGGAGACAAAGATCGAGAAGCTGGTGGAGGTGATGGAGGCCGTCCCTGAACTGGACGTG CTGGGCGGGACAGTGCAAGGAAACCAGTTTCATTTCTCTCTAATCtatgaggaaggagaggaaaacGACGGGGGCTGCCTTTACAGGAAGTCTAAGGGGAAGTTCCACTCACTTCCTGGTTACCCACAATGCTTTCTGGCCGATGGGGTGGTAAACTTCTTCCTGGCTCGTACAGATGCTGTGCAGAGGGTGGGATTTGACCCTAAGCTCCAGAGAGTAGCACACTCAG agTTCTTTATGGATGGCCTGGGCTCCCTGCTGGTCGCCACGTGTGGCCACGTGTCCATTGGCCATCagcccaaaacaaacaacaataaggACGCGACTCGCTACAAAAGCTTCAGACACCCGTCAAGTAGTGACAGTGAGTTCAAACTGCAGCTTCACTTCTTCAAAAATAACCTCAAGTGTATCCGATATGGATAG